Proteins co-encoded in one Candidatus Scalindua japonica genomic window:
- a CDS encoding poly(beta-D-mannuronate) O-acetylase, whose amino-acid sequence MLFNSLHFIFFFPIVVLLYYSIPQRWRWVLLLLASYYFYTRWKVNYAILLVASTIVDYIAGLLMVRFPEGGIERKGLLATSLVTNLGLLFTFKYYNFLNASLQGLCDKFDIIYNVPQLDILLPLGISFYTFQTINYTIDVYRGHIEPEKHLGRFAVYVAFFPQLVAGPIERPRI is encoded by the coding sequence ATGCTTTTTAACTCTCTTCATTTTATATTCTTTTTTCCAATAGTGGTATTGCTGTATTATTCTATACCGCAGCGTTGGAGGTGGGTGCTTCTTCTACTGGCAAGCTACTATTTTTATACCCGCTGGAAAGTTAATTACGCAATTTTGCTTGTAGCTTCCACAATAGTGGATTATATAGCGGGTCTACTCATGGTCAGGTTTCCTGAGGGTGGGATAGAAAGAAAGGGTTTATTAGCCACAAGTCTGGTGACCAATTTAGGGCTGTTATTTACGTTCAAATATTACAATTTTTTGAATGCAAGTTTGCAGGGATTATGTGACAAGTTTGATATTATCTACAATGTACCCCAATTGGATATTCTTCTGCCTTTAGGTATATCATTTTATACATTTCAAACCATTAACTATACCATAGACGTGTACCGTGGTCACATTGAACCGGAGAAACATCTGGGACGTTTTGCAGTTTATGTGGCATTTTTCCCGCAGCTGGTAGCTGGTCCTATTGAAAGGCCTCGCATTTAA
- a CDS encoding MBOAT family O-acyltransferase, producing MLWGFFLKVVVADRLAVYVDSVYSAPHQFYRAPLLLATYFFAFQIYADIAGYSAIAISSAKIMGFDLMENFHYPYLAASVSEFWKRWHILLSTWFRDYVYKPLGGNRVSKSRWIYNIMAVFLISGMWHGVNWTFLVWGAIHGLYLIIYMRTKKLQAKILNIIGIENSPGLKK from the coding sequence ATGCTTTGGGGGTTTTTTCTGAAAGTAGTTGTGGCTGATCGTTTAGCTGTCTATGTCGACTCTGTTTACAGTGCTCCGCATCAATTTTATAGAGCACCGCTCTTGCTGGCTACTTACTTCTTTGCTTTTCAGATATATGCTGATATTGCCGGATATTCTGCGATTGCGATCAGCTCTGCAAAGATAATGGGTTTCGATCTTATGGAAAATTTCCATTATCCTTATTTAGCTGCTTCAGTCTCTGAATTCTGGAAAAGATGGCATATTTTACTATCCACCTGGTTTCGGGATTATGTATATAAGCCTTTGGGCGGCAATCGTGTATCTAAATCTCGCTGGATATATAATATTATGGCTGTATTCCTTATCAGCGGGATGTGGCATGGCGTGAACTGGACATTTCTGGTTTGGGGAGCAATACATGGCCTCTATTTGATAATATATATGCGAACAAAAAAACTACAGGCTAAAATATTGAATATTATTGGTATAGAAAACTCTCCCGGATTAAAAAAATAG
- a CDS encoding helix-turn-helix domain-containing protein, giving the protein MQRRLLKSYSEEQKEQVVKECIETNNYGAVSSKHDIPVTTIYGWIRRYKNK; this is encoded by the coding sequence ATGCAGAGACGTTTATTAAAGAGTTATAGTGAAGAGCAGAAAGAACAAGTAGTAAAAGAATGTATTGAAACTAATAATTATGGTGCGGTATCCAGTAAGCATGATATACCGGTAACGACGATTTATGGATGGATCAGGAGGTATAAGAACAAGTAG
- a CDS encoding DDE-type integrase/transposase/recombinase → MKAYRSKIEFVNAGGYHKLSHYLWRDYGYIVNHKKVYRLCKENKLLLPRRKKVSKVKGRRICQNRTISKPDELWELDLKYGYIHGEERFYFILIIIDVFVRYVVNYHIGLSCTGKDLVLALNIAVEKHKLDTNQLIIRSDNGSQMTSKVFIKNMESYNNEVIHELIPPATPNKNAHVEAFNSILEIEFMQVRYFHSYGQAYDETIEFIDKYNTERIHGLLNWNTPIEARKAYLNGGNLG, encoded by the coding sequence TTGAAGGCTTACAGAAGTAAGATTGAGTTTGTCAATGCCGGAGGTTATCACAAACTAAGTCATTATTTGTGGAGAGATTATGGTTACATAGTGAATCACAAGAAGGTATACCGTTTATGCAAAGAGAACAAATTATTGTTGCCCAGAAGAAAGAAGGTGTCAAAGGTAAAAGGTAGGCGTATATGCCAGAACCGTACGATAAGTAAGCCGGATGAGCTATGGGAATTGGATTTGAAATATGGATATATACATGGTGAAGAGAGATTTTATTTCATATTAATAATAATAGATGTATTTGTACGCTATGTAGTGAATTACCACATAGGTCTGAGTTGTACAGGCAAAGACCTGGTACTGGCATTAAACATAGCTGTAGAGAAGCATAAATTAGATACAAACCAACTGATAATAAGGAGCGATAATGGAAGCCAGATGACCTCAAAGGTGTTTATAAAGAACATGGAAAGTTATAACAATGAGGTAATACATGAATTAATACCACCTGCAACACCAAACAAGAATGCCCATGTGGAGGCATTTAATTCAATATTGGAAATTGAGTTTATGCAGGTGAGATATTTTCATAGTTATGGTCAGGCATATGATGAGACAATAGAGTTTATTGACAAATACAATACTGAGAGAATACATGGGTTGTTGAACTGGAACACGCCAATAGAAGCCCGTAAGGCGTATTTAAACGGTGGCAACCTGGGTTAA
- a CDS encoding universal stress protein, which produces MNILVAVDLSSASQKVLSKVKTMALAFSAKVWILHVAEPEPDFVGYKPGPQTVRDQIAQELHEEREKLQKEVDNFRASGIDTTSLCVQGATVEVILRESNKLKIDMIVVGSHGHGTVHNLIIGSVSEGVLHGSSCPVLVIPTHGRA; this is translated from the coding sequence ATGAACATTTTAGTTGCAGTTGATTTATCCAGTGCTTCGCAAAAGGTGTTGTCTAAGGTAAAAACTATGGCCTTGGCTTTTTCCGCAAAAGTATGGATACTGCATGTTGCTGAACCCGAACCTGATTTTGTTGGTTATAAGCCTGGGCCACAGACCGTTCGTGATCAAATTGCACAGGAATTACACGAAGAACGAGAGAAACTGCAAAAAGAGGTAGATAATTTTCGCGCATCCGGAATTGATACAACATCTCTTTGTGTTCAAGGTGCAACGGTTGAAGTTATTTTGCGTGAATCTAATAAATTAAAAATTGATATGATAGTAGTTGGTTCCCACGGCCATGGCACTGTACATAACTTGATAATTGGTAGTGTAAGTGAGGGAGTATTGCACGGCTCTTCTTGTCCGGTCCTTGTCATACCAACACATGGACGTGCTTAA
- the lsrF gene encoding 3-hydroxy-5-phosphonooxypentane-2,4-dione thiolase, whose amino-acid sequence MDWGMKNRLSSIMGSDGKCMFMPIDHGYFLGPTNNLEKPGETIKPIIEYCDALFVTRGVLRAAINPDDSKPIILRVSGGTSVVGGDLANEGLTTSIKDAVRLNVSGVGLSVFIGSDYERQTLLNLGKLVDECEEYGIPVMAVTAVGKELEKRDARYLALCCRIAAEIGAKVVKTYWCEEFEKVTEGCPVPIVIAGGPKFDTELPVFEFVHDGMTKGAIGLNLGRNIWQHKHPVAMAKALHAIIHKGANPQEANDIFNDTKNG is encoded by the coding sequence ATGGATTGGGGAATGAAAAACAGGCTCTCTTCGATAATGGGATCTGACGGCAAATGTATGTTCATGCCTATAGATCATGGGTATTTCCTGGGACCCACAAATAATCTGGAGAAACCCGGAGAGACCATTAAACCGATTATTGAATACTGCGACGCGCTTTTTGTCACAAGAGGAGTTTTGCGTGCAGCCATAAACCCGGATGACAGCAAACCGATCATCCTTCGAGTATCCGGAGGTACCAGCGTGGTTGGAGGAGATCTGGCAAACGAGGGGCTTACTACTTCGATAAAAGACGCTGTCAGGCTCAATGTCTCCGGTGTAGGTCTGTCTGTCTTTATTGGAAGCGATTACGAGCGCCAGACACTTCTTAATCTTGGAAAACTCGTAGACGAGTGCGAAGAGTACGGTATTCCGGTAATGGCAGTTACTGCTGTCGGAAAAGAGCTGGAAAAACGTGACGCTAGATACCTTGCACTATGCTGTCGAATCGCTGCAGAAATTGGCGCCAAGGTAGTTAAAACCTACTGGTGTGAAGAGTTTGAAAAAGTTACTGAAGGCTGTCCTGTTCCAATAGTTATAGCAGGCGGACCAAAGTTTGATACTGAACTTCCGGTGTTTGAGTTCGTCCATGACGGAATGACAAAGGGAGCCATCGGTTTAAACCTTGGGAGAAACATCTGGCAGCATAAGCATCCTGTAGCGATGGCTAAGGCCCTGCATGCAATTATCCATAAAGGTGCAAATCCTCAGGAAGCCAACGACATATTCAACGATACAAAGAATGGATAA
- a CDS encoding radical SAM/SPASM domain-containing protein — translation MPSDWTFVSVDIELTNRCVSECLMCPRDDITRPKGMMSESVFNVVSEKLVREGSLITFSGIGDPLSHPEVFEWISGIRENNCDVGIVINPESLNKKISHKLIESRPNSITVSFPSIKKVVFEKLCPKISFEDALERTLGLAALSRGNAGLRVSGITTEINSDEPEDYLCFWKKRDIRADITACHGRGGNLKNLEIYKPETIGLDSGKCGLFQFHTFVTWEGEVLACCHDLTGATSIGNLSNDDVSVIAERKRNILRGPMPFPLCQQCDEPLRLQPPVQRDPPKNKKERWKFFSSIRQDNFYSPASSSIKVP, via the coding sequence ATGCCTTCTGACTGGACATTTGTATCTGTAGACATCGAACTTACCAACCGGTGCGTAAGCGAATGTCTAATGTGTCCGCGAGATGATATCACCAGACCGAAAGGCATGATGTCAGAAAGTGTGTTCAATGTCGTTTCAGAGAAGCTTGTCAGAGAAGGAAGCCTGATTACTTTTTCAGGTATTGGTGATCCTCTTTCTCATCCTGAGGTTTTCGAATGGATATCTGGCATACGTGAAAACAATTGTGATGTGGGAATAGTGATAAACCCTGAATCATTAAATAAGAAAATCTCACACAAGCTTATTGAGTCCCGACCAAACTCAATTACCGTTTCATTTCCAAGCATAAAAAAAGTGGTATTTGAAAAACTTTGCCCAAAGATATCTTTTGAAGATGCTTTAGAACGGACACTGGGATTGGCTGCCCTATCTCGTGGTAATGCGGGTTTGAGAGTGTCGGGCATAACGACTGAAATAAACAGTGATGAGCCGGAAGATTATCTCTGTTTCTGGAAAAAGCGGGATATAAGAGCTGATATAACCGCATGTCACGGACGAGGAGGAAACCTGAAGAACCTGGAAATATACAAACCGGAAACTATTGGGTTGGACTCCGGAAAGTGCGGCTTGTTTCAATTTCACACTTTTGTAACATGGGAAGGTGAAGTACTGGCGTGTTGTCACGACCTGACCGGTGCTACAAGTATCGGTAACCTGAGCAATGATGATGTTTCTGTTATTGCCGAAAGGAAGCGGAATATCCTGAGAGGCCCTATGCCCTTTCCACTCTGCCAACAGTGTGACGAACCACTGAGACTCCAGCCTCCTGTTCAAAGAGATCCGCCAAAAAACAAAAAAGAGCGATGGAAGTTCTTTAGTTCAATCAGGCAGGATAATTTTTATTCTCCTGCCTCTTCTTCTATAAAAGTCCCGTAA